gactctcgCTAAACACACCTTGGACCATTCACACAGGGGGTGTTTAatgtttttcattatttttcagtgaaagttgaatggtacTCATTCAACTCCAGTATGACCTAGTTCATGCACTTGTGCGGTTAGTATGAACCCACGGAACTAGGCCTGaataaccataaaaaaaaaaaaagaattaataaaaGGTGTACCTCAACACAATGGTAAAATTATTCCGAACTAATAATCATGAATTTAAGTTAAAAAACGATTTATTTGTGAAATAGAATATATTATGATCCTTGTCAGAGCCCACAATGACGAGAGACTCACACATTAAGACAAAAACTCATGGTGAAGTGTTTTGTTGTCTGTGGTTTAAAAATGAGCCCCACATGACGTGCTGGATTAATTAAGGGTAGTTTCCACAGTTTGGTAACAGATTGTTGACATTGGTTATGGTATGGGCTACTGGTCACCTTTTATATCCTAAACCCATTGACTTCTTTCCTCTGTCTGCATTATAGTGGGCCCCACCAAAACACAAACTACCACACCAACAACCGGTCATTCCTATTGATTGGCACACGGATTTTTTATTGACCTCCCACTTCTTCTTGATGGGGGACGTAGGGGAGAAATTTTTGGGTGGTGGAAAAAATTGCATTAATTGATATAACATAATTTATTCTACGCATATTAAAtctatttttcattatataatctagacacaaaagataattttttatatataaattataaaaataaattataccgaagatggtttaaaaaatattattatcattattattgaaaaaaatggtttcaaTGGAGAAGTGTGGCTTGTGCCCAAACACATGTCGGTGAAATGATTGCCCTTATTGATAGTTTCTCGTGCATTCCATTGATCTATCCATTTAcaacatggtttcaagtatcggtcttgTATCGGTCATATTGGATCAGTATTTGTTGAGGTCAATCTTCGAACCCTGATCGATCCAGATCGATAatctatatcatttcaggggtaaaatagtaaaaaaataagtatttaaaaaaaaaaaggataaaattgattgATACCCACCAATCCATGCGGATCGATGTCGACAGATACCaattccaataccaataccaataccaatagcTTCCCCTAAACCCATAGGaaacatttattattattgttattatgaAAAGTGGTTCTTTATCTAAGAGCAATCATTCACCATTGAGGGAACCAATGGGAGTGCAAGGGATGAGTCAACAGAGATAAGATTTCTGCTTTTCATCATTAGGGATGGGATGATCATTTTATCTATTCCTGAGTCTGAGCGTCAGTGCCATAGggtcttttttattattattattattatttgagaaTTAAATTACCTCAAGCTGGTCACCAATGTGGATGACGAGAGCGTTGGGGATATACTTTGCATCAAACCATCGGTCATCTTTGAAGACTTGGAGTCCTGGGACATCGTTGGGAACTAGAACTGTTAAGGCCGACATATCGGTATGTGCCGGCACACCAAGTATCAGATCAGGGCGAGCGCAAGGTGGGTAGCAGTTGATCTTCAGAAGATACTCCAATTCTTCTCCACCCACGGCGTCTTTTAGTACGTTCCCTTCAAGTCCTATCCCTTCAGAAAGGATTGTCAACAGCTTATCCACTACACCTTTCAAGTGCTGAGCGTAGTCTTCGTTGGCTTCTCTGTACATACAATTTAACATTAGTAGTGGtaggatggattttttttcatcCTTTCTATTGGGACAAATATATGATGTGGATATGTTAAATGTCAAGGAGACTGGCCCCACCAGCACCCCGGCCAATAAGACTTTATGCTTAGGCACCTATTCGGAGGGGTAAGGTAATCATCTCACACCCTCTATGCCTAGGTGCAAAGATCATATGCACTTCAGAGCATATATTCGTCCCCATATATGAAATGTTAAGTAGTTTGAAAAGTGAATATTATCATTAATTCCAGCAGTCCTACCTCATATTACTGGGGTTTGAAGTAGATTAACTACcggtcaaaataaaaaaaatctaatttaatcaaataccaTCCCAATTTTGACATTCATCTGTATATACGTACATCCATGCATGCCTACCATTGTTTCAAAAATCGACTGGAATCGGTGAAGTTTCCCATATATTGGTATCAATCAGGACTAATCCCGAGTCTTGACCAATCCCATACCGATCCATTGGTAAAACCTTAAGgataaaaagtaataaaaatatttttttataaacaagAGTAAATTTGTTCGATCCAAGGTCGATTTTGACCGATTCAAATTGATATTTGATTGGTATTGGCCGGGACTTATCCCAATCCGATAGCCAAGATTAGAAAACTTGATGCCTAGTATATTACGACCATTATTGTATACTCATCATGGTCTCAATATTTCAAAGCTCTATTTTatcaaataaattttaattcgagttgaaatttgatatgtgacaggaaaattttaaaatattgtcATTGTCATGAGAGAGAATTAATTATGGTTAAAGGATTTCCTTAATCCACTTGACCAAGAATTGCCTTTggcatttatttaaaaaaagaaaaagaaaaaaagatgtgCTATGAATTTAGGatgaattttaatattttcaatgttttaAAAGACAagacctaaaataaaaaatgataaagttGATAATCGATAAATggaaaaaactttctccaataaGATTTTGGGTGGTAAAAAATCTTGGATGAGGAGACATCAAATCACTgtagatgaagagattctctttttcATCTTGGGAGGTAAAAAACTTTCTCCgataagaaaataatttgaaattcttCTTAAGATGAAGTTTCTCCTCACCGATAGTGCAAATATCATTGTCTATCTCTAAGGATATGGACAATTTTGCACAAGAGAGATAATTATGATCTTTGATTTCCTACACCGAGGGTGACATGAATTTAATATTACGGATCGGTCTCAATCAAAACCGATTCAAATAGttgactttttattttatttttcttaaacaGAAACGGTCTTTCAAACCATTTTACACTTAAATCATACAAGTTGTTTGAAATTGGACGAGACTCAATATCGATTTCAACTGATATCAATCTGATCtgatccgatttttaaaaccatggacTGGGTGAGGGAAACTTTCTCCTTCCCATGGCTTTTAAATAGTAATCGATCCCTTCTCTCAcctaaagaataaaaagaaaattgctaaATTGACTGCTGGTGGGAGGATACATTTCCACCcgtcttcattttttttttttttttcttggaagaaaacaaaaatgaattttcttgtacccttatttttcaaatatcaaGAGTTCTCTCCCCCTGAGTTTGGATCTTCTGCACATACATTCACCTATACATTTCAATTTCTACAATAGTGAAGAAAggcatatataaaataaaagcgACAAGTGTTGGATCGCACATGTCCCCCTTTCTTGGAGTAccatttcaaaaaaaagaaaaacctaagAGGATCTGCCCTGGCAAGACTTGTGCATGGGAGGATGGATGAACGGCAcatattgtaaaaaaattatgaaaaatcagATGAAGTTAGCAGGGAGGATTGAAACTTTCATCATCAATCACAATgtattttagagagagagagagaagatccaAACCTGTAAGCAGGTGGGTTCTTTGGCCAAAACTGATAGTTGATAGATGAAGCAGGCCAGATGTTATGGAACAAGAAATCCACCCAGCTCTTCTTCTCATCACCTTTTGTAAGGTTGGTCCCATACCCTTCACTACTGGAGGACTCAGGTTTCCTAGCCACAGCTTCCTTCTTTTCCTGTGGTAACTCAAAAAACTCTTTCCCTACCTTCTGCAACTTCTCAAAGACTTCACTGGGTATCCCATGGTTCACAATTTCGAAGAACCCCCACTCTCTACTAGCATCAGATATCAAACGAACCAACTTCTTCTGATCTGGGTCACTTAAATCAATGGTTGGGATTTCAGGGACTGGTCCATGATAGGTTGTAATTCCTGGTTGCTCTGTCTCTGGTCTTATGAACTCAACAGGGATACTCTCAGCAGGGATAGAGAGAGAAGCTATGGCTTGCACTCTCTCTACCCCTATTGTTTCTCTCTTACTCTCTGGAGTGGACAGGGAAGCCACAGGTTGCACCC
This DNA window, taken from Macadamia integrifolia cultivar HAES 741 unplaced genomic scaffold, SCU_Mint_v3 scaffold3455, whole genome shotgun sequence, encodes the following:
- the LOC122068147 gene encoding flavonol synthase/flavanone 3-hydroxylase-like — protein: MEVERVQPVASQSIPESRKETTGGGRVQPVASLSTPESKRETIGVERVQAIASLSIPAESIPVEFIRPETEQPGITTYHGPVPEIPTIDLSDPDQKKLVRLISDASREWGFFEIVNHGIPSEVFEKLQKVGKEFFELPQEKKEAVARKPESSSSEGYGTNLTKGDEKKSWVDFLFHNIWPASSINYQFWPKNPPAYREANEDYAQHLKGVVDKLLTILSEGIGLEGNVLKDAVGGEELEYLLKINCYPPCARPDLILGVPAHTDMSALTVLVPNDVPGLQVFKDDRWFDAKYIPNALVIHIGDQLEILSNGKYKSVLHRTTVNKEMTRMSWPVFCSPPAEMVIGPLPQLVNEDNPAKYKTKKYKDYQYCKLNKLPQ